A region from the Nitrospirota bacterium genome encodes:
- a CDS encoding endonuclease/exonuclease/phosphatase family protein: MINLGFGRLGKAALCAFVFAFLTSEESGSCGGGGGGGGGGTPFQPPPIWNGSGGWQANADGTLPAGKCFGDLSAGAEFCKVESGNYSDANVSTYQPNSVRLISWNVAHGEKLDDMISKFQTESNLKNASIINVQEIYTESEATGNRNAPRELAKALRMNYYFCREFSYAPGYSGNAVLSKFPLHNPQVVRHIYKRELDSNPPLGTRCAMMVDVSISGRLVRSVSAHLEVKTMAGTRKEQGQEIIAAIPNPDFTKMHLVSGDFNTAGGELEPVVGAFKDAGFTNVEGSGITQTIFHLDYIFVRGFPSGTKGGILSGYGISDHKAEFVDFDASSFYNILG, encoded by the coding sequence ATGATCAACCTAGGCTTCGGTCGGCTTGGCAAAGCGGCTTTATGTGCGTTCGTGTTTGCCTTCCTCACCTCCGAGGAAAGTGGAAGCTGCGGGGGTGGGGGCGGTGGTGGAGGCGGAGGCACACCCTTTCAACCACCCCCCATTTGGAACGGCTCCGGCGGTTGGCAGGCGAATGCAGACGGCACGTTGCCAGCCGGCAAGTGCTTCGGCGATCTGTCCGCGGGCGCGGAATTCTGCAAGGTCGAGTCCGGCAACTATAGCGATGCGAATGTCAGCACCTATCAACCGAACAGCGTTCGTTTGATCTCCTGGAACGTGGCCCACGGCGAAAAACTGGATGACATGATCTCGAAGTTCCAGACCGAATCGAACCTCAAAAACGCCTCGATCATCAACGTGCAGGAGATCTACACCGAGTCCGAAGCCACGGGGAATCGAAATGCACCGCGCGAGCTGGCGAAGGCCCTCCGTATGAACTACTACTTCTGCCGCGAGTTCAGCTATGCGCCCGGTTACAGCGGCAACGCCGTCCTGAGCAAGTTCCCGCTTCACAACCCGCAGGTCGTTCGCCACATCTACAAGCGCGAACTGGACTCAAATCCGCCCCTCGGCACCCGCTGCGCGATGATGGTCGATGTCTCGATCAGCGGCCGCCTCGTCCGCTCGGTATCCGCGCACCTCGAGGTTAAGACGATGGCGGGAACGCGAAAGGAGCAGGGACAGGAGATCATCGCGGCGATCCCCAACCCGGACTTTACCAAGATGCATCTCGTATCCGGCGACTTCAACACCGCGGGCGGCGAGCTGGAACCCGTCGTGGGCGCGTTCAAGGACGCCGGCTTCACGAACGTCGAAGGCTCCGGGATCACGCAGACGATTTTCCACCTCGACTACATCTTCGTCCGCGGCTTTCCTTCCGGTACAAAGGGCGGCATCCTCAGTGGCTACGGCATCAGCGACCACAAGGCCGAGTTCGTCGACTTCGACGCCTCCTCGTTCTACAACATTCTAGGATAG
- a CDS encoding DASS family sodium-coupled anion symporter, whose product MPILRFARNDALGCLSERAERVKNLRFLQTPWQRAGLGLGVLAFSAFAFLPSGLHRIEGFGSRPAYAAAVAALMAVWWFTEALPMAWTAAVPLVLFPTLGVFGGGLVHNVAQSSSPYFDAYIFLFLGGMMIGAAMEQWNLHRRIALHIMRVIGTDPKRLLLGVLVATAIVSLWISNTATAVMMMPIGMALIAQLETESGGRRLHHFGSAIMLAVAYAANVGGIGTKIGTGTNSIFCGFLADKLGVEISFAKYMAVGVPFVVLFLPVVWLVLWRTGRKDRIPEGQGGSVLQREIVALGPMKREEKRIALVFGLAAVLWIAGSPLRQTIAPFVPEFWTGFKFQGKHYESWVAMSAGLSLVGMRLVSFRSIRRLPWGTLVLLGGSFAMASGIEESGLSAWLAGQLRALAEFPLIWQIGLTSVATVLLSAVASNTATVNVMLNVLPRSLPVLSASAIAASCDFMLPAGTPPNAIVFGSGYIRLPVMMRTGFLLDLAAAVLVTLYVFLYVGPILFH is encoded by the coding sequence ATCCCGATCCTTCGCTTTGCTCGTAACGACGCGCTAGGATGTCTTTCTGAGCGAGCGGAGCGAGTGAAGAATCTCAGATTTCTCCAAACCCCGTGGCAGCGTGCGGGCCTTGGTCTCGGCGTTCTCGCCTTCTCGGCCTTCGCTTTCCTGCCCTCCGGCCTCCACCGGATTGAAGGATTTGGCTCAAGGCCCGCCTACGCAGCGGCCGTGGCCGCGCTCATGGCCGTCTGGTGGTTCACCGAAGCCTTGCCGATGGCGTGGACGGCGGCGGTGCCGCTTGTTCTCTTCCCCACCCTCGGCGTATTTGGCGGCGGCCTCGTTCACAACGTCGCCCAATCCTCTTCGCCCTACTTCGACGCCTACATCTTTCTATTCCTCGGAGGGATGATGATCGGTGCCGCCATGGAACAGTGGAATCTCCATCGTCGAATCGCCCTCCACATCATGAGGGTCATCGGCACGGACCCCAAGCGGCTGCTCCTGGGCGTGCTTGTGGCGACCGCCATTGTTTCTCTCTGGATCTCGAATACGGCCACGGCCGTCATGATGATGCCGATCGGGATGGCGCTGATTGCCCAACTGGAAACCGAGTCGGGAGGACGGAGGCTCCACCACTTCGGAAGCGCCATCATGCTCGCGGTAGCCTACGCGGCAAACGTCGGCGGAATCGGCACAAAAATCGGCACCGGCACGAATTCGATTTTCTGCGGTTTCCTCGCCGACAAGCTCGGCGTGGAAATCAGTTTCGCAAAGTACATGGCGGTTGGCGTCCCGTTCGTGGTGTTGTTCCTCCCAGTAGTCTGGCTGGTGCTTTGGCGCACGGGCCGGAAAGATAGGATCCCTGAAGGGCAAGGGGGCTCCGTCTTGCAGCGAGAGATCGTGGCCTTGGGTCCGATGAAGCGCGAAGAGAAGCGCATCGCGCTGGTTTTTGGGCTCGCCGCCGTCCTGTGGATCGCAGGAAGTCCGTTGCGCCAAACCATCGCCCCTTTTGTCCCGGAGTTCTGGACGGGTTTCAAGTTTCAGGGCAAACATTACGAGTCGTGGGTGGCAATGTCGGCCGGCCTCTCGCTCGTGGGGATGCGACTCGTGTCCTTTCGATCGATCCGACGTCTTCCCTGGGGAACGCTCGTTCTCCTCGGCGGCAGCTTTGCGATGGCCTCGGGAATCGAGGAGAGCGGACTCTCTGCGTGGCTGGCCGGGCAATTGCGGGCGCTCGCGGAGTTTCCGTTGATCTGGCAAATCGGCCTGACAAGTGTGGCGACGGTCCTTCTCTCCGCCGTCGCCTCGAATACGGCGACAGTAAACGTGATGTTAAACGTCCTCCCCCGTTCGCTCCCCGTCCTCTCGGCCTCCGCCATCGCCGCCTCTTGCGATTTCATGCTCCCCGCCGGCACGCCGCCGAACGCCATTGTCTTTGGCTCCGGCTACATCCGACTCCCCGTCATGATGCGCACGGGCTTCCTCCTCGACCTCGCCGCCGCCGTGCTGGTGACGCTCTACGTCTTCCTCTACGTCGGCCCGATCCTGTTTCATTGA